In Candidatus Promineifilum breve, one genomic interval encodes:
- a CDS encoding cellulase family glycosylhydrolase, which yields MYRLIGLIFTTLFLLTACQSQSPAAPTATFLAVTSEPTSDRPTSALLTTTPGSQVFVPVAPNEGTPTGDGRTAEPALVYPAPPTPTDTPAPPTATSEPDFPVYTGPPLDRDEVGLQLYLHRQDVRDLLRHLEALDAGWVKVQVSWKLHEPQPGQYNEELFGELDQLIAGANGQGVKVLLSVSKAPEWSRPVTEMDGPPGDDALFEGFMRYVATRYAGQVAAYELWNEPNLQREWNGSPLSAADLVELMRRGAAGVRAVDPAAQIIAAAPATTGINDGVNAIDDRVYFGAMLAAGAAEVVDGFGVHPYGWANPPDSRAADATQVSSSHNNHPSFFFADTLEDYRAMLVAAGADDKQLWPTEFGWGTFEGIVNDEGQPVSPPAGSEFMADNSEWQQAVYTLRAYEMAHEWEWVGPMFLWNLNFTKALGPEFQEVGYSLLRHDDSRRPVYRALENRGGGS from the coding sequence ATGTATCGCTTAATCGGGCTTATCTTCACCACCTTATTCCTTCTCACCGCTTGCCAAAGCCAGTCACCGGCCGCCCCGACGGCAACTTTTTTGGCCGTGACGTCCGAGCCGACCAGCGACCGGCCAACGTCCGCCTTGCTCACAACGACGCCCGGCAGCCAGGTGTTTGTCCCCGTCGCCCCCAACGAGGGGACGCCGACGGGTGATGGCCGGACGGCCGAACCAGCGCTCGTCTACCCCGCTCCGCCCACCCCGACCGACACCCCCGCCCCACCCACGGCCACCTCCGAACCGGACTTTCCGGTCTATACCGGCCCACCTCTCGACCGCGACGAGGTTGGCCTGCAGCTCTATCTCCACCGCCAGGACGTGCGCGACTTGCTGCGCCACCTGGAAGCGCTCGACGCCGGGTGGGTGAAGGTGCAGGTATCGTGGAAGCTCCACGAGCCGCAACCGGGCCAATACAACGAGGAACTGTTCGGCGAACTGGATCAATTGATCGCCGGAGCCAATGGGCAGGGGGTCAAGGTGCTGCTGAGCGTGAGCAAGGCCCCGGAGTGGAGCCGGCCGGTAACGGAGATGGACGGCCCGCCGGGCGACGATGCCCTGTTCGAGGGCTTTATGCGCTATGTGGCGACGCGCTACGCCGGGCAGGTGGCGGCCTATGAACTGTGGAACGAGCCGAATTTGCAGCGGGAGTGGAACGGCTCGCCGCTCAGCGCGGCCGATCTGGTGGAATTGATGCGGCGCGGGGCGGCCGGCGTCCGCGCCGTCGATCCGGCGGCCCAGATCATCGCCGCCGCGCCGGCCACGACGGGCATCAACGACGGCGTGAACGCCATCGACGACCGGGTCTACTTCGGGGCGATGCTGGCCGCGGGCGCGGCCGAGGTCGTCGATGGCTTCGGCGTGCATCCCTACGGCTGGGCCAACCCGCCCGACAGCCGCGCCGCCGACGCCACGCAGGTCTCCTCGAGCCACAACAATCACCCCAGCTTCTTCTTCGCCGACACGCTGGAGGATTATCGCGCGATGCTGGTGGCCGCCGGGGCAGATGACAAACAATTGTGGCCGACTGAGTTCGGCTGGGGCACGTTCGAGGGCATCGTCAACGACGAGGGCCAGCCGGTGTCGCCGCCGGCCGGCTCCGAGTTCATGGCCGACAACAGCGAGTGGCAGCAGGCGGTCTACACCCTGCGCGCCTACGAGATGGCCCACGAGTGGGAGTGGGTGGGGCCGATGTTCCTGTGGAATCTCAACTTCACCAAAGCGCTGGGGCCGGAGTTCCAGGAAGTGGGCTATAGCCTGCTGCGGCATGATGATAGCCGGCGGCCGGTGTATCGGGCGTTGGAGAATCGGGGTGGCGGGTCGTAG
- a CDS encoding type II toxin-antitoxin system VapC family toxin, whose amino-acid sequence MNATFLLDTNAISEPLRPSPNQQFLNRIQENEGRIAIAAVVWHELLYGCWRLPASKRRNAIERYLFDVVRTTMPILPYDAAAAQWHAAERARLTQIGRSPAFADGQIAAIAAVQGLTLVTANTADFANFEGVETVNWLAT is encoded by the coding sequence GTGAACGCTACTTTTCTTTTGGATACTAACGCCATATCGGAGCCGCTGCGCCCCTCACCTAACCAGCAGTTCCTGAACCGGATTCAAGAGAACGAAGGGCGGATCGCCATCGCCGCAGTCGTCTGGCACGAACTCCTTTACGGCTGCTGGCGCCTGCCGGCGTCCAAGCGGCGCAACGCCATTGAGCGATACTTGTTCGACGTAGTGCGGACGACAATGCCGATTCTGCCCTATGACGCTGCGGCGGCGCAGTGGCACGCGGCCGAGCGCGCGCGACTTACGCAAATAGGGCGGTCGCCGGCCTTCGCTGATGGGCAGATCGCCGCTATTGCCGCCGTTCAGGGCTTGACGTTGGTGACGGCTAACACAGCCGATTTTGCGAATTTCGAGGGGGTGGAGACGGTGAATTGGCTCGCTACATAA
- a CDS encoding type II toxin-antitoxin system Phd/YefM family antitoxin → MPSYSLAEARDHLTAIVRDVEMMTAVELTRRGKPVAVIVSIDEYRRLSAPTESFSAAVARFREEVNLDELDLGPKLFAGIRDTDPGREPPW, encoded by the coding sequence TTGCCAAGTTACTCCCTGGCCGAGGCGCGCGATCATTTGACCGCCATCGTCCGCGACGTGGAGATGATGACGGCTGTCGAGCTGACCCGGCGGGGCAAACCGGTGGCGGTCATCGTTTCAATAGATGAATATCGCCGCTTGTCAGCGCCTACCGAATCATTTTCGGCGGCGGTGGCCCGGTTTCGGGAAGAAGTCAATTTGGACGAACTCGATCTGGGACCGAAGTTATTCGCGGGCATCCGCGATACCGACCCGGGACGGGAGCCGCCGTGGTGA
- a CDS encoding SUMF1/EgtB/PvdO family nonheme iron enzyme → MIPTNSDLRQFIIQFFSDEELETLAFDYFPEAANDFGSGMSKGRKVIALIGHCERRGRLDDRHAAVGRERAAAWNQQFTTPSVETFRRHVSTMPTARDPRQIFLSHATADAAFAYTLADDLRAEGWRVWIAPESIRPGEKWVEAIDRGLETCGVFVVALTPDAVTSRWVRTETNAAVALEHKDRIRFLPLDVTQCEPPLLWSGYQFVPFRGSYEVGLDALLRRLDDQPPANPLSDPLPEREGARIPSPPLPSTPAPPPRERHVKEEQWRQLQALAHEIATVLGKQSGDDELREVYRRFNRHFGLTTYKKLPRKRFDEGLAFFTEWRDEVVASSAETQDHLPQAEGVLVPSPGGRGLGRGDNWSQGEEDPLPNPLPQGEGAQSALPTGVTRRIHEKTGIELIRIPAGAFLYGDDRRTIDLPEFWIGRYPVTNAQYKRFVDETGYEPPSHWKGKNPPTDKLDHPVVYINWDDAQEFSEWAGLALPTEQEWEKAARGTDGRRYPWGDDWADGHCNTMEARVGGTTAVGQYSPQGDSLYGCADMAGNVWEWTASWYDDTQARRVVRGGSWNHDRNFARAAARNLYLGPGGRGDLLGCRLVRRPPSQAL, encoded by the coding sequence ATGATCCCGACCAACTCCGATCTACGCCAGTTTATCATCCAGTTCTTCAGCGATGAAGAGTTAGAAACACTCGCCTTTGACTACTTCCCGGAAGCAGCCAACGACTTTGGCAGTGGGATGAGCAAGGGGCGTAAGGTCATCGCTCTCATCGGCCACTGCGAGCGGCGCGGCCGGTTGGACGACCGGCATGCCGCTGTGGGGCGCGAGCGGGCGGCGGCGTGGAACCAGCAATTCACCACGCCGTCCGTAGAGACGTTCCGCCGGCACGTCTCTACAATGCCCACCGCGCGCGATCCGCGCCAAATCTTCCTCAGCCACGCCACGGCCGACGCCGCCTTCGCCTACACACTGGCCGATGACTTGCGGGCCGAGGGCTGGCGGGTGTGGATCGCGCCGGAGAGCATCCGGCCGGGGGAGAAGTGGGTGGAGGCGATTGATCGCGGGCTGGAGACGTGTGGGGTGTTTGTGGTGGCGCTGACGCCGGATGCGGTCACTTCGCGCTGGGTCAGAACCGAGACAAATGCGGCCGTGGCGCTAGAGCATAAGGATCGTATCCGTTTCTTGCCGCTCGACGTGACGCAGTGCGAACCGCCCTTGTTGTGGAGCGGGTACCAATTTGTCCCTTTTCGTGGAAGCTATGAGGTTGGACTGGATGCGCTGCTAAGACGATTAGATGATCAACCTCCGGCGAACCCTCTCTCTGACCCTCTACCGGAGAGAGAGGGAGCGCGCATCCCTTCTCCCCCGCTCCCCAGCACCCCTGCTCCCCCGCCCCGCGAGCGCCACGTCAAGGAAGAACAATGGCGGCAACTGCAAGCGTTGGCCCACGAGATTGCCACCGTACTGGGCAAGCAGAGCGGCGACGATGAGTTGCGTGAGGTGTACCGGCGGTTCAATCGCCATTTTGGGTTGACGACGTATAAGAAGTTGCCGCGCAAGCGGTTTGATGAGGGGTTGGCCTTCTTTACGGAGTGGCGAGATGAGGTAGTGGCGTCGTCGGCCGAGACTCAAGACCATCTCCCACAGGCAGAGGGGGTTCTGGTTCCTTCTCCCGGAGGGAGAGGGTTAGGGAGAGGGGACAATTGGTCACAGGGGGAAGAAGACCCTCTCCCCAACCCTCTCCCACAGGGAGAGGGGGCGCAGAGCGCGTTGCCAACCGGCGTTACAAGGCGTATCCATGAGAAGACGGGGATTGAATTGATTCGGATACCGGCGGGGGCGTTTCTATACGGTGATGATAGGCGGACGATCGACCTGCCGGAATTTTGGATCGGGCGCTATCCGGTGACCAATGCCCAGTACAAACGATTCGTGGACGAGACTGGCTATGAACCCCCATCCCATTGGAAAGGGAAGAACCCGCCGACGGATAAACTTGATCATCCGGTGGTTTATATCAACTGGGACGACGCCCAAGAGTTCTCCGAATGGGCCGGGCTGGCGTTGCCAACCGAACAGGAGTGGGAAAAGGCGGCGCGAGGCACAGACGGCCGCCGTTATCCGTGGGGCGATGATTGGGCCGACGGCCACTGCAATACTATGGAGGCCAGAGTGGGCGGAACTACGGCAGTTGGGCAATATTCACCGCAGGGAGACAGCCTCTATGGCTGCGCCGACATGGCCGGCAATGTGTGGGAGTGGACGGCGTCGTGGTACGATGATACGCAGGCGCGGCGCGTGGTGCGCGGCGGCTCGTGGAACCACGACCGTAACTTCGCTCGCGCGGCCGCTCGCAACTTGTACCTCGGTCCGGGCGGTCGCGGCGACCTCCTTGGCTGTCGGCTGGTGCGCCGTCCCCCATCTCAGGCGCTCTGA
- a CDS encoding alpha/beta hydrolase family protein, with translation MLRRLHLLLLILLLAACNRAPAESAPAESPPPATTVPEPALPTAAVVPTNTAAPTAEATDENTLPVDATPNDGQTAEEVTWALDDTTMAATVTRPAGDGPFPAVVFVAGGGPADRDWNSAQFPGRNGSAALLADALTRAGYVTLRYDKRFTGQFAQQNMAAMSGNISFQSHLDELSSAVDYLATQPGIDPARLFVLANSEGTLHAMNYQASDPALPFAGLILTGAPGQPIADVVRRQIDRDVLSADPNRDELLGLWDEAMAAFIAGEAAELDPALPGDAQAMWSALVAPANQPFMAEFMDARPADLLAATTAPALVIIGQKDIQSDWRVDGAALEAAAGDNVTFSYPANANHVLKLEEKAAEELTSADSATYNAAGRVLDPETVAVILAWLGEQMG, from the coding sequence ATGTTGCGTCGCTTGCATCTGCTACTCCTGATCCTGCTACTGGCTGCCTGCAATCGCGCCCCGGCCGAGAGCGCCCCGGCCGAGAGCCCGCCACCGGCCACCACGGTTCCCGAACCGGCGCTACCCACGGCGGCCGTCGTGCCGACCAACACGGCCGCGCCAACGGCCGAAGCAACGGACGAGAACACCTTGCCGGTGGATGCAACGCCCAACGACGGCCAAACGGCCGAGGAAGTCACCTGGGCGCTGGACGACACCACAATGGCCGCCACAGTGACCCGACCGGCGGGCGACGGCCCATTCCCGGCGGTCGTCTTTGTCGCCGGCGGTGGCCCGGCCGATCGCGACTGGAACTCGGCGCAGTTTCCCGGCCGCAACGGCAGCGCCGCCCTGCTGGCCGACGCATTGACCCGCGCCGGTTACGTCACGCTGCGCTATGACAAGCGCTTCACCGGCCAATTTGCCCAGCAGAATATGGCCGCGATGTCGGGCAACATCAGTTTCCAGAGCCATCTGGATGAACTGTCCAGCGCCGTCGATTACCTGGCGACCCAACCGGGCATCGACCCGGCCCGCCTCTTCGTCCTGGCCAATAGCGAGGGCACGCTCCATGCCATGAACTATCAGGCTTCCGACCCGGCTCTGCCCTTTGCCGGGCTGATCCTGACCGGCGCGCCCGGCCAGCCGATCGCCGACGTGGTGCGCCGCCAGATCGACCGGGACGTGTTGAGCGCCGATCCGAACCGCGACGAACTCCTGGGCCTATGGGATGAGGCCATGGCCGCGTTCATCGCCGGGGAGGCGGCCGAACTCGACCCGGCCCTGCCCGGCGACGCCCAGGCGATGTGGTCGGCTCTGGTCGCGCCGGCCAACCAGCCGTTCATGGCCGAGTTCATGGACGCCCGACCGGCCGATCTGCTGGCGGCGACCACCGCGCCGGCACTGGTCATCATCGGTCAAAAGGACATCCAGAGCGATTGGCGCGTCGATGGCGCGGCCCTGGAAGCGGCCGCCGGGGACAACGTCACCTTCAGCTACCCGGCCAACGCCAACCACGTGTTGAAGCTGGAGGAGAAGGCGGCCGAGGAACTGACCTCGGCCGACAGCGCGACGTATAATGCCGCCGGCCGGGTGCTTGACCCGGAGACGGTGGCGGTGATTTTGGCGTGGTTGGGGGAGCAGATGGGTTAG
- a CDS encoding PIN domain-containing protein has translation MNVTEMEGFFFLDTNILIYAHDKTEPEKQEIAIQLVRNALLTGRGIISTQVVQEFLHAARRKFRQPMSFEECHKHLQDVLQPLCAYFPSISTYDRALLIVEETGFHFYDALIVAAAVESGCGVLLTEDLQHGRKIGNLTILNPFAE, from the coding sequence ATGAACGTCACTGAGATGGAAGGATTCTTCTTTCTGGATACCAACATCCTCATTTATGCCCATGACAAGACCGAACCGGAAAAACAAGAGATCGCCATACAATTAGTACGTAACGCCTTGTTAACCGGCCGGGGAATTATTAGCACCCAGGTTGTCCAGGAATTCCTGCATGCCGCACGGCGAAAATTCAGGCAGCCAATGTCCTTCGAGGAATGCCACAAGCACTTGCAGGACGTGCTACAACCCCTTTGCGCCTACTTCCCATCAATTTCAACGTATGACCGCGCCCTGTTGATCGTCGAGGAAACCGGGTTCCATTTCTACGACGCGCTGATCGTGGCCGCGGCCGTGGAGAGCGGTTGCGGCGTACTCTTGACCGAAGACCTTCAACACGGCCGCAAAATTGGCAACCTGACGATCCTGAATCCCTTCGCCGAATAG
- a CDS encoding alpha/beta hydrolase, which produces MLRKASLFVLLLFIAACNRTPAESEVPATAAPEAASPTETVMPTDPPEPTAETALPVDATPLDGQWEGAITIAGQQLDIIVKFDASSGALTATIDIPQQGAFDLPLDEVSLDGDAVHFTIGSAGAVFDGTVDGETIGGDFAQSGATGTFKLTRTGDLVAATATPVPPYVVEEVTWALDDTTVSATLTRPEGEGPFPAVLFVAGSGPTDRDWNSPLLPGRNGSAALLADELTRAGFATLRYDKRFTGPFAQENMPKLLGNISFQSHLDELTSAVDFLAAQPGIDMAQLFVLGNSEGTLHAMNYQNSDPATPFAGLILTGTPGRPMTEVLHQQIRENVLSAEPNRDELLILWDEAIAAFVAGEAAELDPSLPESVQQLWAGLVAPANQPFSAELLAVQPAELLAAVDAPVLVIIGQKDIQIDWEADGAVLEAAAGDNVTFSFPANANHVLKLEETPVEELTAAGGVSYNAPDRVLDPETVQVILDWLAEQTG; this is translated from the coding sequence ATGCTTCGTAAAGCATCCTTGTTTGTTCTGCTGCTGTTCATAGCTGCCTGCAATCGTACGCCGGCGGAGAGTGAAGTGCCGGCGACCGCCGCGCCCGAAGCGGCGTCGCCCACGGAGACCGTGATGCCCACCGACCCGCCCGAACCCACAGCCGAGACCGCTCTGCCGGTCGATGCCACGCCCCTGGACGGCCAATGGGAAGGGGCCATCACCATCGCCGGCCAACAACTCGACATCATCGTCAAGTTCGATGCCAGCAGCGGCGCGCTGACGGCGACCATCGACATCCCGCAGCAGGGCGCTTTCGATTTGCCGCTGGATGAGGTAAGCCTCGACGGCGACGCGGTTCACTTCACTATCGGCTCGGCCGGGGCGGTATTCGACGGCACGGTCGACGGCGAAACGATCGGCGGCGACTTCGCCCAGTCCGGCGCGACGGGCACATTTAAGTTGACCCGCACCGGCGACCTCGTCGCGGCCACGGCCACACCCGTCCCGCCCTACGTGGTCGAGGAGGTCACCTGGGCGCTGGACGATACCACCGTGTCGGCCACCCTGACCCGACCCGAAGGCGAAGGCCCCTTCCCGGCGGTACTGTTCGTGGCCGGCAGCGGCCCCACCGACCGCGACTGGAACTCGCCGCTGTTGCCGGGCCGCAACGGCAGCGCCGCGCTGCTGGCCGACGAATTGACCCGCGCCGGCTTCGCCACACTGCGCTACGACAAGCGCTTCACCGGCCCCTTTGCCCAGGAGAACATGCCCAAACTGCTGGGCAACATCAGCTTCCAGAGCCATCTGGACGAACTGACCAGCGCGGTTGACTTCCTGGCGGCCCAACCAGGCATCGACATGGCGCAACTGTTCGTGCTGGGCAACAGCGAGGGCACGCTCCACGCCATGAATTACCAGAATTCCGACCCGGCCACGCCCTTCGCCGGGCTGATCCTGACCGGCACGCCCGGCCGGCCGATGACCGAGGTGTTGCACCAGCAGATACGCGAGAACGTGCTGAGCGCCGAGCCGAACCGGGACGAACTGCTGATCTTATGGGATGAGGCCATCGCCGCCTTCGTGGCCGGCGAGGCGGCCGAACTGGACCCGTCGCTGCCGGAGAGCGTCCAACAGCTGTGGGCGGGGCTGGTGGCCCCGGCCAACCAGCCGTTCAGCGCCGAGCTATTGGCCGTCCAGCCCGCCGAACTGCTGGCGGCGGTCGACGCGCCGGTGCTGGTCATCATCGGCCAGAAGGACATCCAGATCGACTGGGAAGCCGACGGCGCGGTGCTGGAGGCGGCCGCCGGCGACAACGTGACATTCAGCTTCCCGGCCAATGCCAACCACGTGCTGAAGCTGGAGGAGACGCCGGTCGAGGAATTGACCGCGGCCGGTGGCGTAAGCTATAACGCGCCGGATCGGGTGCTGGATCCGGAGACGGTTCAGGTAATACTTGATTGGCTGGCGGAGCAGACTGGGTAG
- a CDS encoding sulfatase family protein, producing MDRKINRRQFLVEVTAAAAVLAVLKGKGEVEAETVKLTPTPTPTPTQTPGPDVTPTLTPTATGTSEPTGTPSPTATPEPGQRPNFLFIVMDDLDYRSWAQRFTPLDRRHRPYYNPDGTIVTELPMSFLQSRPGAGWTSFDSAYCVGAICAPSRASMLTGVAAGTPNGHGVTHNGEIPRLDDGNTLPVWLAAEGYECSLFGKYSFSDHRGMETPPGWTNFDLGGRATTVFTKGIDYIQGQVSSHPDKPFALFLCPTEVHDPIQLNEQYKRYNLNLADIPPNFAEADVSDKPLWIQRLRGWPQRAGSMNGRRSLVIRSLLGVDDGIEQVFDALQQAGQWDNTVIVFLSDNGMSYGSHRLTSKDTAYEEASHVPLMIRLPWLAENRAEERVVSMVDVTATIVDLADAQAGRPPLGRSLAPLMAGPQAAWEGIVYLEGHGSEKRPVYRGLRTGGDGIGRFSYVEYPATGETELYDLSADPYQMQNVAGQPEYAAIQLLLAERLAFVAANGVQPS from the coding sequence ATGGATCGAAAAATCAACAGGCGACAGTTCCTGGTCGAGGTCACGGCCGCGGCGGCCGTCCTTGCCGTCTTAAAGGGGAAAGGGGAAGTAGAGGCAGAAACGGTCAAGTTAACGCCAACGCCAACCCCAACTCCCACGCAGACCCCCGGGCCGGACGTGACGCCAACCCTCACGCCTACGGCGACGGGTACCTCTGAGCCGACAGGAACGCCCAGCCCAACGGCCACGCCGGAGCCGGGACAACGGCCGAACTTCTTGTTCATCGTCATGGATGATCTCGATTACCGTTCGTGGGCACAGCGATTCACCCCGCTGGATCGGCGCCACCGGCCGTACTATAACCCCGATGGTACGATCGTCACCGAGCTGCCGATGTCGTTTCTCCAATCGCGGCCGGGCGCGGGCTGGACCTCTTTCGACAGCGCCTATTGCGTCGGTGCGATCTGCGCCCCATCCCGCGCCAGTATGCTGACCGGCGTGGCCGCGGGCACGCCGAACGGACATGGCGTCACCCATAACGGCGAGATTCCACGTCTGGATGACGGCAACACCCTCCCCGTCTGGCTGGCAGCGGAAGGCTACGAGTGCAGCCTGTTCGGCAAGTACAGCTTCAGTGATCATAGGGGAATGGAGACGCCCCCCGGCTGGACGAACTTCGACCTGGGAGGCCGCGCCACGACGGTCTTCACCAAGGGTATAGACTATATCCAGGGACAGGTGTCTTCTCATCCCGACAAACCGTTTGCTCTGTTCTTGTGTCCCACCGAGGTGCACGACCCGATCCAACTGAACGAGCAGTATAAGCGCTATAACCTGAACCTGGCCGACATACCGCCCAACTTTGCTGAGGCCGACGTCAGCGACAAGCCGCTCTGGATTCAGCGCCTCAGAGGCTGGCCGCAGCGGGCCGGCTCGATGAACGGCCGGCGCTCATTGGTGATTCGCTCCCTGCTGGGCGTTGATGACGGCATCGAACAGGTCTTCGACGCGCTGCAGCAGGCGGGCCAGTGGGACAATACGGTCATCGTTTTCCTGAGCGACAACGGCATGTCCTACGGCAGCCACCGGCTAACGTCGAAGGATACCGCGTATGAGGAAGCCAGCCACGTGCCGCTGATGATCCGGTTGCCCTGGCTGGCTGAGAACCGCGCCGAGGAGCGCGTGGTGTCGATGGTCGATGTCACGGCGACTATCGTTGATCTGGCCGATGCCCAGGCTGGACGTCCGCCGCTGGGCCGCAGCCTGGCGCCCCTTATGGCCGGGCCACAGGCAGCCTGGGAGGGAATCGTCTATCTGGAAGGCCACGGCAGCGAGAAGCGGCCGGTCTATCGGGGTCTCAGGACAGGGGGAGACGGGATCGGCCGCTTCTCCTACGTCGAGTATCCGGCGACGGGCGAAACCGAACTGTATGACCTGAGCGCCGATCCTTACCAGATGCAAAACGTCGCCGGCCAGCCGGAGTATGCCGCCATTCAACTGCTCCTGGCCGAGCGGTTGGCCTTCGTGGCCGCCAATGGTGTTCAACCGTCATAA
- a CDS encoding cadmium resistance transporter, translating into MNWLPLIALGVTAFAATNVDDSLLLLLLFGDRRFRARHVFVGQAVGIGLLVLISLLVALLALAIPGRLIGLLGLLPILIGGRELLARRDGGPEEAAPSATAVTRATPGWRRAASVAGLTLANGGDNIGVYAPLFAARPPAQTGLLLVVLAVMLVGWLFGAFYLARYSPIAPRMRRVGTTLAPWAFIILGMVIFAEAFLLPVLY; encoded by the coding sequence GTGAATTGGCTCCCCCTCATCGCCCTGGGCGTCACCGCCTTTGCCGCCACCAACGTGGATGACAGCCTGCTCCTTCTGCTGCTCTTTGGCGATCGCCGCTTTCGCGCGCGCCACGTGTTCGTCGGGCAGGCTGTGGGCATTGGCTTGCTGGTGCTCATCAGTCTGCTTGTGGCTCTCCTGGCGCTGGCGATTCCGGGGCGCTTGATCGGGCTGCTGGGGCTGTTACCCATTCTGATCGGCGGGCGCGAATTGCTGGCCCGGCGGGACGGCGGGCCAGAGGAAGCTGCCCCGTCCGCTACGGCTGTCACCCGCGCCACGCCCGGCTGGCGGCGGGCCGCGTCGGTGGCCGGCCTCACCCTGGCTAACGGCGGCGACAATATCGGCGTCTATGCGCCCCTCTTCGCCGCCCGGCCGCCGGCGCAGACGGGGTTACTGTTGGTCGTGTTGGCCGTGATGTTGGTTGGCTGGTTGTTTGGGGCGTTCTATCTGGCGCGATACTCACCGATCGCGCCACGCATGCGACGCGTCGGTACAACTCTGGCTCCGTGGGCCTTTATCATTTTGGGAATGGTTATATTTGCTGAAGCGTTCTTGCTGCCTGTGTTATACTAA
- a CDS encoding DUF433 domain-containing protein, with protein MDWQERITVDPKVLVGKPVVHGTRLSVEFIVDLLAQGWPESELLRNYPGLEPEDIRACLAYAASE; from the coding sequence ATGGACTGGCAGGAACGTATAACGGTAGATCCAAAAGTTCTGGTCGGCAAGCCGGTCGTTCACGGCACAAGACTCTCGGTTGAATTCATTGTGGATTTACTCGCGCAAGGTTGGCCGGAGAGTGAATTATTGCGTAACTATCCGGGGCTAGAGCCGGAGGATATTCGCGCGTGTCTGGCCTACGCGGCGTCAGAATGA
- a CDS encoding glycosyltransferase family 4 protein: MRIAMIGPFGLHPKQTMRSRALGLARPLVGRGHAVRLIMPPWETPADAGRTWSEDGVELRYVPLGGGAPGIARRLAREALAWRPDVIHCFKPKGYSGLAAEWLWRFHRSRTRLIMDSDDWEGAGGWNDVAPYSPLQKRFFARQERYGLTHAHAVTVASRTLESLTWSLGVPPERVIYLPNGPGIPLRQITPAERDAARERLGLGARPTVLVFSRLFEFDTARLVAVLAGVRAAVPDVAVLLVGAGLYAADSARFRAQLAGAGLVEAIIDVGWVELTELPATLAAADVGLYLMDDTLLNRAKCPVKLADMLAAGVPVVAEAVGQVGEYVRDGRTGALCVTGDVGGMVAAVVALISEAGVQGGRGAGERGREARADVVARFGWEGLAAIVEATYAGD, encoded by the coding sequence ATGCGTATTGCCATGATCGGCCCATTTGGGCTACACCCCAAGCAAACCATGCGCAGCCGGGCGTTGGGGTTGGCCCGGCCGCTGGTGGGGCGCGGCCATGCCGTGCGGCTGATCATGCCGCCCTGGGAGACGCCGGCCGACGCCGGCCGGACGTGGTCGGAAGATGGCGTTGAACTGCGCTACGTGCCCCTGGGTGGCGGCGCGCCCGGCATCGCCCGGCGGCTGGCGCGTGAGGCGCTGGCCTGGCGGCCCGACGTCATCCACTGCTTCAAGCCCAAGGGGTATAGCGGGCTGGCCGCCGAATGGCTGTGGCGCTTCCATCGCAGCCGGACGCGCCTGATCATGGACAGCGACGATTGGGAGGGCGCGGGCGGCTGGAACGACGTGGCCCCCTATTCGCCGCTGCAAAAGCGTTTCTTCGCCCGCCAGGAACGGTATGGCCTGACCCATGCCCACGCCGTCACCGTCGCCAGCCGCACGCTGGAAAGCCTGACGTGGAGCCTGGGCGTGCCGCCGGAGCGCGTCATCTATCTGCCCAATGGGCCGGGGATCCCGTTGCGGCAAATCACACCCGCGGAACGAGATGCCGCCCGTGAGCGCTTGGGCCTGGGGGCGCGGCCGACGGTGCTGGTCTTTAGCCGCCTGTTCGAGTTTGACACGGCGCGGCTGGTGGCGGTGCTGGCCGGGGTGCGCGCCGCCGTGCCCGACGTGGCCGTGTTGCTGGTCGGCGCGGGGCTGTATGCCGCCGATAGCGCCCGTTTCCGCGCGCAGTTGGCCGGGGCGGGGCTGGTCGAAGCGATCATTGACGTGGGCTGGGTCGAACTGACCGAGCTGCCGGCGACGCTGGCCGCGGCCGACGTGGGCCTCTACCTGATGGACGACACGCTGCTCAATCGCGCCAAGTGCCCGGTGAAGCTGGCCGACATGCTGGCCGCCGGCGTGCCCGTCGTGGCCGAGGCGGTGGGGCAGGTGGGAGAATACGTGCGCGATGGGCGGACGGGGGCGTTGTGTGTGACGGGGGATGTGGGGGGGATGGTGGCGGCGGTGGTGGCTTTGATCTCAGAAGCAGGGGTGCAGGGGGGCAGGGGAGCAGGGGAGAGAGGGCGCGAGGCGCGGGCGGATGTGGTGGCGCGGTTTGGGTGGGAGGGATTGGCGGCGATAGTAGAAGCGACTTATGCAGGTGATTAA